Below is a genomic region from Deinococcus sp. YIM 134068.
CTTCCCAAGAAGTTCGGGCACCGCGACCCCGACGGCTACGCGGCCCTGCACGCCCTCGATGTGGTGGCCGAGCGCGGGCTGTCGCTGGACTTCAACACGGCGGGGTGGCGCAAGCCCGTGGCCGAGGCGTACCCCGCCCCCGACCTCACCCGCGCCGCCGCCGAGCGCGGCATTACCTTCGTCCTCGGCAGCGACGCGCACCGGCCCGAGGAGGTCGGCTTCCACTTTACGGATGCGATTAAGCAGCTTCATGACGTGGACGGGCGCATCGTGACCTATGCGGGCAGGACGCGGCATGGCTGACCTGAGCCGCAAGAACTTCACGGGCGTCCTCAAGACCACCGCCGACCTCCTCGACCTGCTGGGGCAGGAGGTCTTCCGCGCCAATGCCTACCGGGGCGCGGCGCGCAGTCTGGAAGCGCTGGACGCGGACGCCGCCGAACTCGTCGCGTCGGGCTTCGCGGGGGTACCGAAGGTCGGAAAGAGCATCGCCGCCGAACTCGTCACCTACGCCGAGACGGGCCTCTTCGAGCCGCTGGAGGACGCCGCGAGCCAGGTGCCGCCCGGCGTGCTGGGCTTATTTCGGGTGCGCGGGCTGGGGCCGAAGAAAATCCGGCTGCTGTGGGACGCGGGCATCGACTCGCTCGAAACGTTGCGTGAGGCGGCGAGGGACGGGCGGGTGGCAGGTCTCAAGGGCTTCGGGAGCAAGAGCGCGGCGAGCATCCTGGAGGCGGTGGAGTTCGCGCTGGCGGCGCAGGAGCGCCAGCACCTCAGCACCGGGCTGGACGTGGCGCAGGCCCTGGCCGCGCGGCTGGCCGACCTGGACGCCCGCGTATCGGGGGACGCCCGGCGCGGCCTGGACACCGTGCGCGCCGCCCGCGTGACGGTCACGGGCACGGCGGAGGACGTGACGGCCCGCCTCGCCGGGTGGGTGGAGGGGCTGGCCCCCGTGGACCCCAAGCCTCTACTGTCAGGCCGGGTGGACGGCGTGCCCGTGGAAGTCGCCTACAGTCCGGCGGAGGTACGCGGGGCGCTCGACCTGATGATGGGCGGGAGTACCGAGTACCGCGAGGCGTTACGGTCCGAGGCCATGTCAAAGGGCTTCGACCTCAGCGGGCGCGGGTTGAAACGGGGCGGTCAGCTCATCCCCACCCCGACCGAGGAGGACGTGGCCCGCGAACTCGCCCTCACCCTGCGCCCGCCCGAGTACCGCGAGCCGGAACACGACGCGATCTGGGAGACCCTGCCGCATCCCGACGAACTCGTCACCGATGCCGACATCCGGGGAATGCTGCACACCCACTCGCTCTGGTCGGACGGGGCCGCGACCGTGCGCGAGATGGCCGAGGAGGCGGTGCGCCGGGGCCGCGCCTTCCTGGGCACGGGCGACCACTCCCGCGCCGCGCACTACGCGAACGGCCTGAGCGTCGAGCGCCTGCGCGCCCACATCCGCGAGGTCCGCGAGTTGCAATCGGCGGGCCTGCCCGTCCTCGCCGGGTCCGAGGTGGACATCCTGGAGGACGGCTCGCTCGACTACCCGGACGAGGAGTTAGCGAACCTCGATTACGTCGTCGCCAGCGTCCACAGCCTCTTCACCCTCGACGCGGGGCGGCAGACCGAGCGCCTCATCCGCGCCGCCTCCCACCCCCTCGTCACCATCCTGGGCCACCCGACGGGCCGCCTCCTCCTGCGCCGCCCCGGCTACGCGCTGGACCTGGACGCCGTGCTGGCCGCGTGCGAGCAGCATGGAACGGTGGTGGAGATCAACGCCAACGCCTACCGCCTCGACCTCGACTGGCGCGAGGCGTTGCGCTGGCGTGACCGCCTGACCTTCGCCATCAACACCGACGCGCACGTCCCCGCCGGGCTGGGCGACACCCGCTTCGGCGTCCTCATCGCGCGCAAGGCGGGCCTGACGCCGGGCCGCGTGGTGAACACGCTGGGACAGGCGGAATTTCTGGAGTTCGTGCAGAGGCAGCGGGCGGGGCGGGGGTAGGGAGAGGGCAAGCGTTGCTTGCTCCCCCCCTCCCAACCTCCCCCACGAGGGGGGAGGGGCAACAGATTGCTTGTGGGGATTGGGAGGTGGAGTCGTCACGTCGCCCCCTCCCCCCGGCCCTCTCCCACGGGGGAGAGGGAGAAAAGCTGCTTGTGCTTTCGCCTCCCAAAACCGTCACTCTCGACGCCCAATCCTCGCCCATAAGCCGACGCCCCATTCCACCACCACGTCGGCTCGCGGAGCTCCCTGGGTGGGCCTTCCAAATAGACCGCAACAAGATCAAACGTTGCCACGCTGAGAACTCGACCACGGGGGCGGCCCACAGGCCCTTTGCCTAGCGCAGCGCCACTCCCCCTCCCCCCAGAGGGGGCAGGGGGCTGGGGGGAGGGGGCAAATCGAAGCAAGACCCCCAGCCCCCCAACTCCCATCACTCAAACCCCACCCGCCCCGGCTCCGGCAACCGATACGCGATCACCGCACTGGGAAGCAGCAGCGTCAGGCTGACGAGCGCCGCCGTCGTCGGACTCGTCACGTCCGCCAGCGCCCCGACGAGGAAGATCAGCAAACCCGCGAAGCCCCACGAGAACCCCATCATGATGCTGCTCGCCACGGCCACATGCCCCGGCGCGTACTCCTGCGCGGCGACCACGCCCACCGGAACGCTCGCGTTGACGGCGGCCCCGACGAGGAACGTGAGCGGATAGAACCACCACGAGGCCGGGCTGGACAGGATTAGCAGCGCGAAGAACGGGATGGTGGTCAGGATGGCGGCCCGCAACACCGGAACCCGCCCGTAGCGGTCGCTCGCCCGCCCGCCGACGATGCCACCCACGGCGCTGGCGACGGCGTACACGGCGAGCGTGATGCCAACCTCCCGCGCCCCGAAGCCCCGCGCGAGCAGGATGAAGGGGAGCATGGCGTTGTAGCCCATGCTGGCGAGCGACCGCAGCACGGCCATCGCCCACAGCGACACGAGCGGCCCCCGAAAGATGCGGGCGTATTCGGCGAGACTGACCCGCCGACCGGACGACCGCCCCGATGGGGTGACGGCGAAGGTGATGGCGGCAACCACGGCACCGATCAGGGCGAACCACGGCAGATGCGTCAGCCCGACGCCCGCGAAGACGGGACCCAGCGCCATGCCGCCCGTTCCACCCGCGCTAAATAAGCTGGCCCACAGCCCACGCTTTTCCGCCGGACTGTTCAGCGCGACGTAGGCCGCCCCCGCCGGGTGGAAAAAGCCGCTCCCGAAACCCGCGACGGCCACGAGCAGCACGAGCGCCCCGAACCACGGCACGAAGCCCATCATGGTCAGGCCCAGTCCGGTCATCAGGGGGCCGAGGGCGGCGGCGTAGCGGCGGTCCAGCCGCTCGCCCACGATGCCGAGGAGGGGTTGCAGGACGCTGCTCGTCAGGCTGTAGACGCTGGAGAGCAGGGTGACGGCGGCGATGCTGACCCCGTACTTGCTTTGCAGCGCGGGCGTCAGCGGCGTGAGCATCGCCCCGTAGGCGTCGTTGATGAAGTGCCCCGCCGTGACCGCCACGGCGACGGCGGTGGCGTGGCGGGTGGCGGTGTGCGCGGCGGTCGCTTGCATGAGGTCCACCCTACGCCCCCGTTCCTCCGGGGCGTCCAGCAGGGCGGGCCGGAGCCTTCCCTCTGTCGGCCCCTCCCCCCGAATTGTGAAGTTCTTCCCACCCGGCGGGGGGATCACGCCCGCGCCCCCCAGCCGCTACGCTGGGGGCATGGTCGCCTCGTTCCGGCAAGAGATCGCCGCCGTCCTCCCCTCCGAGGAGCGGTTGCGCCTCCGGCTCGTGGAGCTGCCCGAGCGACAGTGGGTGGCGCTGGCCGGGGTCTTCGCGGCGGGTCTGCCCGAACTCGATGCGGTCGTCACCCTGCCCGGCGCGGTCCCCCTCGCGCGGGCACTCGCGCAGGCACGGGGCCTTCCGCTGCTGGAGGCGCACCTCCCCGGCGACGTGAACGCGTGGCTTCCCACCATCCCGCCCAGCGGCGAGGTCGTCCTCGTCACCGAACACCTGGCGGGCGGTGCCCCCGAGTTGGAGGCCGTCGCCCACGTCACCGCCCACGGGCTGCGGGTCGTGGCCGTCGCGGCGGCGGTGGAGCGCACGAGCGCCGGGGCACGCAGCCGCCTGGAGACGCAGGGCGTGCGCGTGTATGCCGCCCTCCAACTTGCCGACACGCCGGGCGGGCTGGTCTTCGAGCGCCGCGCGCCGAGGCGCTGGCGGGAGAGGCACAGGTAGGACAGGGGTCAGGGGTTGGTGGTCTTCACGTAGGCCCGGAGCGCCCGTTCCTCGGCGGGGATGCGGATGAGGAGCAGGAGGGCGGCGTTGAGCAGCGTGAAGGCGAGCGCCGTGCGCCACGCGCCGACCGCGAGCGGGGCGGAGGCGAGTTCCAGCGCGACGACCGCGTAGTTCGGGTGACGGATGAACCGGAAGGGGCCGCCCGTGACCCGTTCCCCGCCGGGCACGATCAGGATGCGGGTGTTCCAGTAGCGCCCGAGCGTGCGGATGACCCAGTAACGGAGCGGTTGCGCGAGCACGAACAGGACGAGGGCGGGGAGGTTGACCTGTCCGGCGGAGCGGCGGCCCTCCAGCAGCGTGCTCACCATCCACGCCGGGTGCAGCACGAAGAAGAGGGGGTAGTGTTCGCGCCCCTCCTCCACAGCACCGTGGTCGCGTGCCCAGCGTTCGTTGGCGCGGGCCACCCGCAGCTCCAGAAGGCGCTGGACGGTCAGGAAGGCGAGGAGGAGGGGGGCGAGGGTGCGGGCCTTCATCCCCCCGAGCTTAGAGCGGAACGCCCCCGGCCTTCTGGCTTCCACCCTCCACCCCCGGCTGTAACACACGAGTAACGTCCCTCCCCTACACTGCCCCCGAACATGAAAACAATGCTTCTGACGGGCGTTCTGCTCGCGCTGTCCGGCGCGGGCGCGGTAAAGGTCGGCGTGCTGCTTCCTCTCTCGGGCGCGGGCAGCGTTTCCGGGCAGGCGGCCCGCAACGGCTACCTGCTCGCGCTGGACGAGATCAACAAGGCCGGGGGCGTTCTCGGCAAGCCCCTGGAGGTGGAATTCGCCGACGACGGCTCCTCGCCCGCGAAGGCCGTGCCGGAGTTCGTCAAGCTCGTGACGGTGGACAGGGTGGACTTCATGGCGGGCGGCGTGAGCAGCGCCACCTCCATCGCCATCAGCGGTCCGGCCAAGCAGTACGGCACCTTCATGGCGTGGATCGGCGCGGCGGCGGTGCCCGTGGAGGACGCCTTCGCCGACCACCCGTACTTCTTCCACTACCACCCGTGGTCGTACTACAACTTCGAGGCGATCCTCGGCTACTTCAAGACGCTCAAGACCCAGAAAAAGGCCAGGAACATCGCCATCGCCTACGAGGACGGCCCCTTCGGCAGCGCGGGCATCAATGACACCGTGGCCGCGTTCAAGAAGGCGGGCTTCAACGTCGTGATGACCGAGAAGTTCAAGACGGGCAGCGGCAGCTTCGGCCCCCTGATCAGCAAGGCGAAGGCCGCGCGGCCCGACATCTTCTACTGGGTGGGCTACGACACCGACGCCCTGCCGCTCGCCACCGAGATCAAGCAGCAGAACCTGCAAGTCGGCCTCGTGTATGGCACGCCGCCCTCGTGGCCCGTGGGCTTCGAGAAGAACAACCTGTCGGACAACATCGCGGGCCTGAGCCTGTGGCTGCCCGCCAGCCCGCAGGCCGAGAGCCGCAAGTTCGTCGCCGCCTACCGCAAGCGGTTCGGCAACGTCACCGAGGAATACTTCGCGCCGCTCGCCTACGTGAACCTCAAGACGCTCGCCGCCGCCATTAACGTGGCCGGAAGCACCGACAAGGAGAAGGTGGCCGCCGCCCTCGCCGCGACGAACACGCCCACCCCCTTCGGCCCCCTGACCTTCTCCAAGAGCAACAAGACCCAGTACCAGGGCTTCAAGGCGGGCAACTGGCTGCACTTCCAGTTCCTCGGCGAGGGCCGGGTGCCGGTGTTCCCGATCAAGTTCGCGCAAAAGCCGATGGTGTGGAGCAAGTAAGCCATCAGCGGTCAGCTCTAGCATGGTTTCGCTGATCGCTGAAAGCTGAGAGCCGACCGCTCCAATGGGCCGCACCGCTTCCGGGTGGGCGGCCCCTGACGTTCGGACACAGAGAGGACTGGAGATGCCCGTCAATTCAAGGATGGTCCCGACCGCGCGCCTCCAGACGCATGTGCTGGAACGGCCCGCGTTGGGCACGGCGCGGCGGCGGGTGCTGCTGGTTCACGGCAACGTGTCGAGCGGGGCCTGCTTCCGCGAGGTGCTGGAGGCCTTGCCGGACGACCTGCACGCGGTCGCGCCCGACCTGCGCGGCTACGGGGGGAGTGAGGCGGCCCCCGTGGACGCCACGCGCGGATTGCGCGACTGGTCGGACGACCTGACGGCGCTGCTGGATGCGCTGGGCTGGGCGGACGCCGACCTGCTGGGCTGGAGCCTCGGCGGCGGGGTGGTGATGAACGTGGCCGTGGACCACCCGGAGCGGGTGCGCTCGCTGACGCTGGTCGCGCCGATCAGCCCCTTCGGGTTCGGGGGCACGCACGGGCCGGAGGGCACACCGAACGC
It encodes:
- a CDS encoding helix-hairpin-helix domain-containing protein; translated protein: MADLSRKNFTGVLKTTADLLDLLGQEVFRANAYRGAARSLEALDADAAELVASGFAGVPKVGKSIAAELVTYAETGLFEPLEDAASQVPPGVLGLFRVRGLGPKKIRLLWDAGIDSLETLREAARDGRVAGLKGFGSKSAASILEAVEFALAAQERQHLSTGLDVAQALAARLADLDARVSGDARRGLDTVRAARVTVTGTAEDVTARLAGWVEGLAPVDPKPLLSGRVDGVPVEVAYSPAEVRGALDLMMGGSTEYREALRSEAMSKGFDLSGRGLKRGGQLIPTPTEEDVARELALTLRPPEYREPEHDAIWETLPHPDELVTDADIRGMLHTHSLWSDGAATVREMAEEAVRRGRAFLGTGDHSRAAHYANGLSVERLRAHIREVRELQSAGLPVLAGSEVDILEDGSLDYPDEELANLDYVVASVHSLFTLDAGRQTERLIRAASHPLVTILGHPTGRLLLRRPGYALDLDAVLAACEQHGTVVEINANAYRLDLDWREALRWRDRLTFAINTDAHVPAGLGDTRFGVLIARKAGLTPGRVVNTLGQAEFLEFVQRQRAGRG
- a CDS encoding MFS transporter; the protein is MQATAAHTATRHATAVAVAVTAGHFINDAYGAMLTPLTPALQSKYGVSIAAVTLLSSVYSLTSSVLQPLLGIVGERLDRRYAAALGPLMTGLGLTMMGFVPWFGALVLLVAVAGFGSGFFHPAGAAYVALNSPAEKRGLWASLFSAGGTGGMALGPVFAGVGLTHLPWFALIGAVVAAITFAVTPSGRSSGRRVSLAEYARIFRGPLVSLWAMAVLRSLASMGYNAMLPFILLARGFGAREVGITLAVYAVASAVGGIVGGRASDRYGRVPVLRAAILTTIPFFALLILSSPASWWFYPLTFLVGAAVNASVPVGVVAAQEYAPGHVAVASSIMMGFSWGFAGLLIFLVGALADVTSPTTAALVSLTLLLPSAVIAYRLPEPGRVGFE
- a CDS encoding ABC transporter substrate-binding protein — encoded protein: MKTMLLTGVLLALSGAGAVKVGVLLPLSGAGSVSGQAARNGYLLALDEINKAGGVLGKPLEVEFADDGSSPAKAVPEFVKLVTVDRVDFMAGGVSSATSIAISGPAKQYGTFMAWIGAAAVPVEDAFADHPYFFHYHPWSYYNFEAILGYFKTLKTQKKARNIAIAYEDGPFGSAGINDTVAAFKKAGFNVVMTEKFKTGSGSFGPLISKAKAARPDIFYWVGYDTDALPLATEIKQQNLQVGLVYGTPPSWPVGFEKNNLSDNIAGLSLWLPASPQAESRKFVAAYRKRFGNVTEEYFAPLAYVNLKTLAAAINVAGSTDKEKVAAALAATNTPTPFGPLTFSKSNKTQYQGFKAGNWLHFQFLGEGRVPVFPIKFAQKPMVWSK
- a CDS encoding isoprenylcysteine carboxyl methyltransferase family protein, whose product is MKARTLAPLLLAFLTVQRLLELRVARANERWARDHGAVEEGREHYPLFFVLHPAWMVSTLLEGRRSAGQVNLPALVLFVLAQPLRYWVIRTLGRYWNTRILIVPGGERVTGGPFRFIRHPNYAVVALELASAPLAVGAWRTALAFTLLNAALLLLIRIPAEERALRAYVKTTNP